The Henckelia pumila isolate YLH828 chromosome 2, ASM3356847v2, whole genome shotgun sequence genome includes a window with the following:
- the LOC140880551 gene encoding thiamine-repressible mitochondrial transport protein THI74: MKSQACKWVLGLVYILAVATIWIAASFVVQSVVDGGVSPFLITYICNSLFVVYIPLVEIGRYLEDKYGSWWFWRNRKDGDLQESRVSEQVILLEDNEAGAPTDGLIPVAAAQQETVVHQDGIVKKTDGIGLDAKGRWTRGRVAKVSLLICPFWFLAQLTFNLSLKYTTVTSNTILSSASSLFTFLVALAFLGEKFTWVKLISVLLCMGGTIIVSLGDSGTGLSTVASSPLLGDVLSLVSAAFYAVYITLIRLKLPDEDDERGHASMAQFLGFLGLFNLVLFFPIALILEFAKVESFSMMTWKQFDLIVGKGLLDNVLSDYLWAKAVLLTTTTVATAGLTIQVPLAALVDSLTGNAPRLLDYIGAVAVLIGFAGINFPSSEFCGTKEAGLELETEKSVDQTNQDGV, translated from the exons ATGAAAAGTCAAGCCTGTAAATGGGTTCTGGGATTGGTGTATATACTTGCAGTTGCAACAATATGGATTGCTGCTAGTTTTGTGGTACAATCTGTGGTAGATGGTGGAGTTTCACCGTTTCTAATCACATatatttgcaactcattgttTGTGGTTTATATACCTTTAGTTGAAATTGGTCGTTATCTGGAGGATAAGTATGGAAGTTGGTGGTTTTGGAGAAATAGAAAGGATGGTGATTTGCAAGAATCGAGAGTTTCTGAGCAGGTGATTCTTTTAGAAGACAACGAGGCCGGTGCTCCAACCGATGGTTTGATTCCAGTTGCAGCGGCACAACAAGAAACTGTAGTTCATCAAGATGGCATTGTTAAGAAGACTGACGGAATAGGATTGGATGCAAAAGGGCGATGGACGCGTGGAAGAGTTGCGAAAGTAAGTCTCTTGATATGCCCATTCTGGTTTCTGGCACAACTCACGTTCAATCTCTCTCTCAAGTACACTACAGTCACG TCCAATACCATCCTAAGCAGTGCATCCAGTCTTTTCACCTTCTTGGTTGCTCTTGCGTTCTTGGGTGAGAAGTTCACTTGGGTAAAGCTGATTAGCGTTCTTCTTTGCATGGGAGGAACAATAATCGTAAGTTTGGGAGACTCAGGGACAGGATTGAGCACTGTCGCGTCAAGTCCCCTTCTTGGAGATGTTCTCTCTCTTGTATCTGCTGCATTTTATGCTGTCTATATTACCCTTATTCGCCTGAAGCTACCCGACGAAGATGATGAAAGAGGTCATGCTAGTATGGCACAGTTTCTTGGATTCTTGGGGTTGTTTAACCTGGTGTTGTTTTTCCCCATTGCTCTGATTCTAGAATTTGCCAAGGTTGAGTCTTTTAGCATGATGACATggaagcaatttgatttaattgttgGTAAAG GTCTGCTGGACAACGTACTGAGCGACTATTTATGGGCCAAGGCCGTACTTCTTACGACAACCACTGTTGCCACGGCAGGTCTAACAATTCAGGTCCCTTTAGCAGCTCTAGTGGATTCACTGACCGGTAATGCACCTCGTCTGCTGGATTATATCGGAGCTGTTGCTGTATTGATTGGTTTCGCGGGAATCAACTTCCCTTCAAGCGAGTTTTGTGGAACTAAGGAAGCAGGTCTTGAATTGGAAACTGAAAAAAGTGTGGATCAAACGAATCAAGATGGTGTCTGA